Within candidate division WOR-3 bacterium, the genomic segment AAGGAAAGCTGGAGGTTTCAAAATAATAACATCTGGTGATAAATTCATAGTTAAAAAATAAAACCCTCTTTTAAATTTTCTTTTAACTGATTAAGTTCATCTTTTTCTATTTTATCTTTTTTTAAATATTCAGATACAATAAGATTCATATTGCTTAACCTTTCTGCTATAATTCTTGAAATTGAAAATAAAATCTCAATGTAAGGTTTTTCTCCTTTTAAAATTTTTTCCTCAAGAAGTTTTCCATCAATTCTAAAAAAAACTGAATCCTTACTTGCCCTTAAAGTTGCTGTTCTTCCACTCTTTAGAAGAAAAGAAAGCTCACCTATTATTGCTCCTTCCTTTAACTCTGCAATTTTTACAAGTTCTTTTCCCTTTAAAATTTCAGCTTCACCTTCAACAATTATATATAAATCCTCTCCTTCTGAACCTTCCTTAAAAAGTATTTCGCCCTTTTTAAGATATATAAAAGACGCAATTGAAGAAATATCATCTATACCCTTTTCACCTATACCTTTAAGTAAGGGGTGATTTAAAAGGAAATTTTTATAAGTTTCTTTCATTTAAAATTTTCTCTGTTAAATAATTATAAATCTTGTATAAATCTTTTTTAAAATTTTTTAATATTTTCCTGTGAAGTTTTATTGTTTTTAAATCCTTTCTTCTCGCAGGACCTGTTAAAGAGTTTTTTGCTCCTTTTGAAAGGACATTTTTAAAGGATGCATTTATTATTGGTTTTAAAATTTCTCCTTTTAATTTTAAACCTTCGAGGATTTCCTCTGCCTTTAAAATTGAATATACGGGAAAATTTGAGGCAAAAACACAGGCGATATGAATCAAAATCTGCTCTTTATCCTCCATTTTTATTATTTTAAAATCCCTTGAAAATAATTTTTTTAAGATTTTATAAGTTTCTTCATCCCCTGAAAATGTTGTATATATATTTTTAAAACTTCCTTTACTTCTTTCAGGAAAAGTTTGAATTGGATGAAGTTTACCTATAAAATTTCTTTTTTTCTTTAAAGGCTCAAGAATTGATAAAGGTGTTGCACCTGAAAGATGAATAAAGTGTTTCCCTTTAATCCCTTTTATTTTACTTATTTCTTTAACCCTTAAAGAAATAAGATCATCCTTAACAGTTATGAAAATTAAATCTGAATTTATAACTAAGTCCTTTAAATTTCCTTTCCCTTTTGTTACTGAAAATATATTTACCTTAATAGATTTTTCCCTCAAAAGGTCATAGAGGGAACTTCCAACTTTTCCAAATCCAATAATTCCTGCTTTCACAATATATATTATAATTAATTATGAAACTCTTCTCTATAAAAGAAAAAATTTTAAAATCCTTAAATAACATGGATTTTGACGAGGAAATTTTTTTAGATGTATTTAAATTTCAGTATGATAACAATGAAGTATATAAAAAATTCTGTGATAGGTTTAATAAGGATAAAAGCAAGGTAAAAAATTTTGAGGATATTCCTTTAATGCCTGTTAGATTCTTTAAAAAATATGAGGTTAGGTCAATTAAAGAAAAACCAAAAGTTATTTTCCTTTCATCTGGAACAAGTGAGTTTTTAAGGTCAAAATCCTTTTATGTGGATACTGAATTTATAAATAGAAGTATCCTTATTTCCTTTAAACATTTTGTTTTGCCTGATGATTTAAAAACTAACTTTTATATATTTTTTGAACCTTTTGAAAAAAGGAATAATTCCTCCCTTTCCTATATGCTTTCCCTTGTTGCAAAAAATTTTTCAAAAAATTTTTATTTTGTGTTTGATAGAAAAGATTATAAGGATGCTCTTAAAAAAATGAAAAGAGAAAAGAAAAAAATAGTATTACTTGGAACAACCCTTTCCCTTTATGCTTTTGCTATTTTTTTAAAGGAAAATAATGAAAAAATTTTTTTAAAGGAAGGCTCAAGAATTATGGATACAGGTGGATGGAAAACTAAAAGGATTTTATTAAAGGGAAAAGATTTAATAAAGATTTATAAAGAATTTTTTAACATTGATGAAAATTATGTTATAAATGAATATGGAATGTGTGAAATTGCCTCACAGTTCTATGATATAACTTTAAGAAAATTTATTTTTGAAAACAAAAAGGTAAGATTTAAATCTTCTTTACCCTTTTTAAGATTTAGAATTTTAAATGAAGAGGGAAAATTAAGTAATAAGGGCTTAATAGCAATTTACGACCTATTCAATCTTGAAACCTGTTCTTTTCTTTTAACACCTGATATGGGAAAAATTAAAGGAAAAGGTTTTGAAATAATTGAAAGGGTTGATGAGGAATTAAGGGGCTGTGCCTTAATAAGTGAAAGTATTCTTTTTAACTAATCCTCTAAATCCTCTTCAAAAAGGGGTTCAAATTTTCTTTTGTCTCTTTTTAACTTTTTCCCTAAAACTTCAAAAACTCTGTCAGGAGTTATGCCTTTTATTGGTCTTAAAGTTACAATATCACTTTTTTCAATTATTTCTCCTTTTCTTTTATCCCTTTTCAAATAAATTGATCTTCTTGCAACTTTTTTTACTTCAATTTCACTTTTTGTTATTCTTTTAATTCCATCACCGAGCATTTTTTCTGTTAGTCTTATATTTTTAACCCATAAAAAGAGCTCTTCAGGTGAAAGGGAAGCCTGATGATCTGGACCAGGAAGACCCTTCCATAGAGTGAAGTGTTTTTCAATAATTTTTGCTCCAAGAGAAACTGCAATACAACTTGCAAGATATCCTTCTGAATGGTCTGAAAATCCTATTATTGCATCTGGAAACTCCCTTTTAAAATTTTCAATAACTTTCAAATTGAGTTCATCAAAAGGTGCTGGATATTCTGATGTGCATTGAAGTATAGCAATTTCAGGAATTTTTCTTTCTTTTAGAAATTCATAAGTTTTTTTTACTTCTTCCCAATCTGCCATTCCTGTTGAAATTATAACTGGTTTTTTAAAATCTGCTATTGCATCGAGAAGATAAAAGTTATTTAAGTCTGTGGAACTTATTTTAAAAAAAGGAACACCAATTTCATTTAAAAATTCTGCTGATCTTATATCATAAGGGGTTGAGAAAAATAAAATTCCAATTTTATCACAGTAATTCTTTATAATCTTAAAATCTTCAAAGGAAAGTTCCAGTTTCTTACACATCTCATACATATCCTCTGATTCATCTTTTCTTTTCTGATAGGGTGCTTTCTCTGTTCCTCTTGAAATAACCTCTTCTGTTATGAAGGTCTGAAATTTAACAGAATCACAGCTTGCCTTTTTAGCAAGATCACATAAATAAAGGGCTAAATCCCTTGATCCATTATGGTTATCACCTGCTTCTGCTATTAAAAAAGTTTTATCTTTTGTTAGATCTTTCAGTTTCATTTTTTAATTTTAAAATAATTTCAGCCATTTTTAAATCATATATTGTGTCTATATCAATAGATTTTTCCCTTGGCATATAGTATATGGTTAATTTTTTTCCGTAAAAGGTTTTTTCCTTTAAAAGAGCTTTATATTTTGCTATAAAAATAGCTCCATTTGGTAAGAATAGTTTTTTTCTGAATTTTTTTGAAAAGTAAAAATCAAAGAATTTGTTTTTTTTATAAATTGCCCATTTAAAAGGTTTTTCAAAATCAGTAACACTTACAAGAAAATCAGCTCTTTCCCTTTTTATTTTATCAAAAGCCTTTAATATATCATTTTTATCCCTTAAAGGTGATGTTGGTTGTAATAAAAAAATATAGTTAAATTCTTCTTTTAATTTTTTTAAAACATGAAATACTGCACTAATTGTTTTTGCTTTGTCGCCTGATAATTTTGAAGGCCTCTTGATAACATCTACCCCTTTTTCTAAACTTAATTTTTCTATTTCCTCAGAATCAGTTGAAATAACTATTTTGTCAAAAATTCCGCTTTTTAATGCCTCTTCAATTGTATATAAGATAAGTGGTTTTCCAAGAACTGGATAGATATTTTTATTTTTAAGCCTCTTTGAAGAGGCTCTTGCAGGTATTATACAGAGCAATTTATTCTTCAAGTTTTTTAATAAACTCCTCCTTTAATTTTGCAATAAATACATTTGTTTCCCTCTCAGTTTCTCCCTTTCTGTTTGAACAGAAAACAAGGTATTTTCCATCCCAAGAAAACATTGGAAAAGAATCAAAACCTTCAAAATAAGTTATTCTTTCAAGATCACTTCCATCTGTTTTCATTATATAGAGGTCAAAATTAAAGGGTTTATCTTTATCAAGGTTAGCAGAAAAAATAATGTATTTACCCTTTGGATGGGGAAAGGGTGCAAAGGAAATTTTTCCAAAGTTTGTCAATTTTTTTATTTCTGAACCATCCCTTTTAACCATATAGATTTCAAGTCTTGGAGGTGCGACGATATTTTTTTCAATAAGTTCTCTATA encodes:
- a CDS encoding cyclic nucleotide-binding domain-containing protein, producing MKETYKNFLLNHPLLKGIGEKGIDDISSIASFIYLKKGEILFKEGSEGEDLYIIVEGEAEILKGKELVKIAELKEGAIIGELSFLLKSGRTATLRASKDSVFFRIDGKLLEEKILKGEKPYIEILFSISRIIAERLSNMNLIVSEYLKKDKIEKDELNQLKENLKEGFIF
- a CDS encoding Rossmann-like and DUF2520 domain-containing protein — its product is MKAGIIGFGKVGSSLYDLLREKSIKVNIFSVTKGKGNLKDLVINSDLIFITVKDDLISLRVKEISKIKGIKGKHFIHLSGATPLSILEPLKKKRNFIGKLHPIQTFPERSKGSFKNIYTTFSGDEETYKILKKLFSRDFKIIKMEDKEQILIHIACVFASNFPVYSILKAEEILEGLKLKGEILKPIINASFKNVLSKGAKNSLTGPARRKDLKTIKLHRKILKNFKKDLYKIYNYLTEKILNERNL
- a CDS encoding N-acetylneuraminate synthase family protein, whose product is MKLKDLTKDKTFLIAEAGDNHNGSRDLALYLCDLAKKASCDSVKFQTFITEEVISRGTEKAPYQKRKDESEDMYEMCKKLELSFEDFKIIKNYCDKIGILFFSTPYDIRSAEFLNEIGVPFFKISSTDLNNFYLLDAIADFKKPVIISTGMADWEEVKKTYEFLKERKIPEIAILQCTSEYPAPFDELNLKVIENFKREFPDAIIGFSDHSEGYLASCIAVSLGAKIIEKHFTLWKGLPGPDHQASLSPEELFLWVKNIRLTEKMLGDGIKRITKSEIEVKKVARRSIYLKRDKRKGEIIEKSDIVTLRPIKGITPDRVFEVLGKKLKRDKRKFEPLFEEDLED
- a CDS encoding acylneuraminate cytidylyltransferase family protein, with amino-acid sequence MKNKLLCIIPARASSKRLKNKNIYPVLGKPLILYTIEEALKSGIFDKIVISTDSEEIEKLSLEKGVDVIKRPSKLSGDKAKTISAVFHVLKKLKEEFNYIFLLQPTSPLRDKNDILKAFDKIKRERADFLVSVTDFEKPFKWAIYKKNKFFDFYFSKKFRKKLFLPNGAIFIAKYKALLKEKTFYGKKLTIYYMPREKSIDIDTIYDLKMAEIILKLKNETERSNKR